Sequence from the Candidatus Omnitrophota bacterium genome:
ATATTTACACCGGGCCGGTGTAGACAAGAGAGGTGATTTATGGCAGAGTTGAAAGAGTTGTTTCAGGCCGCGGACTGGAAGAAGGAGAAACACGTCCCGGTTATCGACGCGCCCGATAAGTGCAAAAAGGGCGAATGGGTAAAAGCATCTTTAGCCGTAGGTAAGGAAATAGCGCATCCTAATACCACCGAACATCATATAAGGTGGATAGCCTTATTCTTTTTACCCGACGGTGAGAAGTTCCCGTATCAGATAGGTAGGTTTGAATTTGACGCGCACGGCGAATCCGCGGCCGGACCCAATATGAGCACCGTCTATACCCACCCGGAGGGTATTGCGGTATTCAAGACCGATAAGCCGGGCATGATCCTCGTGTCATCTTATTGCAACATACACGGCCTGTGGCAGAGTTCGAAGAAATTGGAAGTTGCTTGAAATCAGGAGGAGCTCGTGGCAAAAAAAGTGAAAGTTTATTCTACGCCCACATGCCCGTATTGCGTAAGGGTAAAGCAGTTTTTAAAAGAGAGCGCTGTCAGTTTTGAGGATATAGATGTTTCCAGGGACCAGGACGCGGCACAGGAGATGATAAAGATGTCCGGCCAAATGGGTGTTCCCGTGGTAGACATCGATGGAGAGCTTATCGTCGGATTTGACAGGGAAAAAATAAAGAAGAGCCTGGGCCTTTAAATTTGTCGCATATTTCTTGACCCTTGCCCCCTAATATTATGTATGATCTCATTATAATCGGCGCAGGGCCGGCCGGTATTACAGCCGCTATCTACGCCATCCGCAAAAGAATAAGCCTGCTTGTAATAAGTAAGGATATCGGCGGGCAGGCTGCCTGGTCGGGCGACATAGAAAACTACACAGGCTACCAGTTTGTCACGGGGCCCGAGCTTACCTTAAAATTCGAAGAGCATATGCGCAAGTATAACATCCCAATGAAAGAGACAGAGGATGTTGTCGACGTTAGGAAGTCAGACGATAAGATTGTTGTAAAGACCGACAAGGGTACATATGAGTCAAAGGCCGTCATAATCGCTTCCGGCAAGAGATCGAGAGAGCTGAATATCCCGGGCGAGAAGGAATTTAAGAACAGGGGCCTTACCTACTGCGCGACATGCGACGGCCCGTTATTTGCCGGTAAAGATGTCGCCGTCATAGGCGGAGGAAATTCCGCGCTGGACGCGGCTTTGCAGTTGATAAAGATCGCGCGCCGTGTTTATCTTATAAATATAGTTGCCCGTCTTACGGGCGACCCTGTAATGATAGAAAAAGTCCAGGAATCAAAAGTTGTATCTATCATGAATAGCACTAAAGTTTTAGGTGTAACAGGCGCCAAGATGGTTACGGGTATAAAGGTAGAGAGTGAAGGCAAGGCGCGGGAGCTGCCGGTCGAAGGAGTTTTTGTGGAGATAGGCCTTATACCGAATTCGCATTTCGCTCCTGACATAGCTAAAAATTCATTGGGCGAAATAAGGGTGGACTCTTTTAATCATACAAATGTTCCGGGAATATTCGCGGCGGGAGATGTGACCGATGTTCCGGAAAAGCAGATAATAATCGCGGCAGGCGAAGGCTCTAAAGCGTCGCTGGGAGTTTTTCGTTACCTTAACCAGCGTAAATAAATTTTAAGCCGCAGAATATAAGAACGATGTCAAGGTATAAAAGATTAACTGAGGAATATAGAAACAAAAAAACGGCCATCAAGGAACGTTTAGAAGAATTTAAGAATATAGGTAAAAAGAAAAAAGATGAAATATTTTCCGAGCTTTGTTTTTGTCTTCTCACTCCGCAGTCAAATGCCCGCCACTGCGATAAGGCTATACAGGAACTAAAAGAAAGAGGCCTTCTTCTTAAAGGTAATGCCGCGTCTATACGTAATATACTTAAAGGGAAAGCCAGGTTCCATAATAAGAAAGCCGAATATATAGTCGGCGCGAGGGCGTGTTTCGATAAAAGTATTTTTGAATGCGGCAACGCTATAAAGATACGGGATCTTCTTGTAAGCCAAATAAAAGGCCTGGGGTATAAGGAAGCCAGCCATTTCCTGCGCAATATTGGCATGGGGCAGGACATAGCTATCCTAGACAGGCACATATTAAAAAATTTAAAGCGATACGGCGCTATAGATAATATTCCAGCCTCTC
This genomic interval carries:
- a CDS encoding class II SORL domain-containing protein; its protein translation is MAELKELFQAADWKKEKHVPVIDAPDKCKKGEWVKASLAVGKEIAHPNTTEHHIRWIALFFLPDGEKFPYQIGRFEFDAHGESAAGPNMSTVYTHPEGIAVFKTDKPGMILVSSYCNIHGLWQSSKKLEVA
- a CDS encoding glutaredoxin domain-containing protein, coding for MAKKVKVYSTPTCPYCVRVKQFLKESAVSFEDIDVSRDQDAAQEMIKMSGQMGVPVVDIDGELIVGFDREKIKKSLGL
- a CDS encoding FAD-dependent oxidoreductase, with protein sequence MYDLIIIGAGPAGITAAIYAIRKRISLLVISKDIGGQAAWSGDIENYTGYQFVTGPELTLKFEEHMRKYNIPMKETEDVVDVRKSDDKIVVKTDKGTYESKAVIIASGKRSRELNIPGEKEFKNRGLTYCATCDGPLFAGKDVAVIGGGNSALDAALQLIKIARRVYLINIVARLTGDPVMIEKVQESKVVSIMNSTKVLGVTGAKMVTGIKVESEGKARELPVEGVFVEIGLIPNSHFAPDIAKNSLGEIRVDSFNHTNVPGIFAAGDVTDVPEKQIIIAAGEGSKASLGVFRYLNQRK
- a CDS encoding N-glycosylase/DNA lyase, whose amino-acid sequence is MSRYKRLTEEYRNKKTAIKERLEEFKNIGKKKKDEIFSELCFCLLTPQSNARHCDKAIQELKERGLLLKGNAASIRNILKGKARFHNKKAEYIVGARACFDKSIFECGNAIKIRDLLVSQIKGLGYKEASHFLRNIGMGQDIAILDRHILKNLKRYGAIDNIPASLTPRLYLNIEERAKAFAKRIKIPLAELDLLFWQKETGQIFK